In a genomic window of Zingiber officinale cultivar Zhangliang chromosome 9B, Zo_v1.1, whole genome shotgun sequence:
- the LOC122024395 gene encoding probable L-ascorbate peroxidase 6, chloroplastic/mitochondrial, with translation MAKQLCAPSSSFGLFPADSQRAALPYAAAASNLPSPRLRRSFPSFRSSPFLGSAHSPLRFQRSAINSHRGTSVVCAASYPDQLRAAREDIKELLKTTFCHPILVRLGWHDAGTYDKNIEEWPQCGGANGSLRFEIELKHSANAGLVNALKLLQPIKEKYLAITFADLFQLASATAVEESGGPHIPMKYGRVDVSGPEQCPDEGRLPDAGPPSPADHLRSVFYRMGLDDKEIVALSGAHTLGRSRPERSGWGKAETKYTKAGPGAPGGQSWTVLWLKFDNSYFKDIKKRKNEDLLVLPTDAALFEDPQFKVYAESYAEDQDVFFKDYAAAHAKLSNLGAKFDPPEGIIINDDSNVAPELFAATEHSPSE, from the exons ATGGCGAAGCAGCTCTGTGCTCCCTCTTCCTCCTTCGGCCTCTTCCCCGCCGATTCCCAGCGAGCGGCCCTGCCTTACGCCGCCGCGGCTTCTAACCTTCCCTCCCCTCGCCTCCGCCGCTCCTTCCCCTCCTTCCGATCCTCTCCCTTTCTCGGTTCTGCTCATTCCCCACTTCGTTTTCAG AGGTCAGCGATCAACTCACACCGGGGTACGTCGGTCGTTTGCGCGGCTTCATATCCGGATCAACTGAGGGCCGCTAGGGAGGACATTAAGGAGCTTCTCAAGACAACCTTTTGTCATCCTATTCTG GTACGTCTAGGATGGCATGATGCTGGCACATATGACAAGAACATTGAGGAGTGGCCACAATGTGGGGGGGCTAATGGTAGCTTGCGGTTTGAAATAGAGTTGAAGCATTCTGCCAATGCTG GTCTTGTAAATGCTCTAAAGCTTCTTCAGCCTATCAAGGAAAAGTATCTAGCCATTACATTTGCAGATTTGTTTCAATTAGCCAGTGCTACAGCCGTTGAG GAGTCTGGTGGTCCTCATATCCCTATGAAGTATGGAAGGGTTGATGTCTCTGGACCTGAACAATGCCCTGACGAAGGAAGACTTCCTG aTGCTGGTCCTCCTTCACCTGCTGATCATTTACGGAGTGTATTCTACAGAATGGGCTTGGATGATAAG GAGATTGTTGCCTTGTCTGGTGCACATACGCTTGGTAGATCCAGACCAGAACGCAGTGGCTGGGGAAAAGCAGAAACTAAGTATACA AAAGCTGGACCTGGTGCACCTGGTGGACAATCATGGACAGTACTGTGGTTAAAATTCGACAATAGTTACTTCAAA GACATCAAAAAACGGAAAAATGAAGATCTGTTGGTCCTACCCACAGATGCTGCTCTATTTGAAGACCCACAGTTTAAG GTCTACGCTGAGAGTTATGCAGAGGATCAAGATGTTTTTTTCAAAGATTATGCTGCAGCCCATGCAAAACTGAGCAACTTAGGTGCCAAATTTGACCCTCCAGAG GGGATCATAATTAACGATGACTCAAATGTAGCACCAGAGCTTTTTGCTGCAACGGAGCATTCTCCTAGTGAATAA